From the genome of Glycine max cultivar Williams 82 chromosome 2, Glycine_max_v4.0, whole genome shotgun sequence, one region includes:
- the LOC100499914 gene encoding U2 small nuclear ribonucleoprotein B''-like (The RefSeq protein has 2 substitutions compared to this genomic sequence) codes for MLSGDIPPNQTIYIKNLNEKVKKDELKRSLYCLFPQYGRILDVIALKTPKLRGQAWVCFSEVTAASNAVRQMQNFPFYDKPMRIHYAKTKSDCIAKEEGSFVPREKKKKQEEKAERKRRVEEAQQSGVANGTHSASNGGPTASFRQGPGAQEAAAPNNILFIENLPHETTGRMLEMLFEQYPGFKEVCLIEAKPGIAFVDFEDEVQSSMAMQALHGFKITPQNPMIITFAKK; via the exons atgctCTCAGGGGATATACCTCCCAATCAGACCATTTACATCAAGAATCTCAATGAGAAGGTCAAGAAAGATG AATTGAAGAGATCTCTGTATTGCTTATTCTCTCAATATGGAAGAATTTTGGATGTTATTGCTCTAAAGACACCCAAGCTTCGGGGACAGGCATGGGTTTGTTTCAGTGAAGTCACTGCTGCAAGCAATGCAGTGCGACAAATGCAAAACTTCCCTTTCTATGACAAACCTATG AGAATTCATTATGCAAAAACAAAGTCAGACTGTATTGCAAAAGAAGAGGGTAGTTTTGTTCCaagggaaaagaagaagaaacaagaggaGAAAG CTGAAAGAAAGCGGCGTGTTGAGGAAGCACAGCAATCTGGTGTGGCTAATGGAACACATAGTGCAAGTAATGGTGGTCCAACT GCATCATTCCGTCAAGGACCCGGTGCTCAAGAAGCAGCTGCTCCTAACAATATTTTGTTCATAGAGAATCTGCCTCATGAAACTACTGGTAGGATGCTTGAAATGCTCTTTGAACAATACCCAGGTTTTAAGGAAGTGCGCTTGATTGAAGCAAAGCCAGGGATCGCATTTGTTGATTTTGAAGATGAGGTGCAATCATCCATGGCCATGCAGGCTCTTCATGGCTTCAAAATCACCCCCCAGAATCCCATGATTATAACCTTTGCTAAGAAGTAG
- the LOC102659506 gene encoding uncharacterized protein produces the protein MGKNKGHQSHSAAKQIIVKGTTSGSGKSQTSATSGLAGCLDVVQANQNAYTASQDNLVGKVLVKKARTSSAKIDDVAHQVFDNLSEYSAESESESSPEVSCTLGDNDSTTDDDSSHSCGSKSSPQLDNNKALTPWVNLFKDNRSPSKGFGMKFSPPPSDDEVLLEETDLQPLEEAWGHSLIGYVAGRFPGKKALLDCCKKWGVKFSYSAHESGWLVFKFESEDDLNQVLSAGPYFIFQRPLLLKVMPAFFDFGNEELSKIPVWVKLRNLPLELWNPQALGKILSKIGSPIRSDHLTASKGSISFARALVEVDASLELIDEVRFRLPTGKTFVQKIEYENRPSFCTHCKMTGHRLTNCKTITANKPILITACPTLDQPQVGDSAMPPHTNTAGPSDNPKNVQTNLSVPPHRKHVLVANHVPVLQNSSDLKETGNTELDDPIEEGFVQHDKIHHSVLESNAQLIHCAIDCKTTAKRFQVSFIYGLHSIMARRSLWINLNSINANMNCPWLLIGDFNSILSPTDRFNGAELNAYELQDFVDCYSDLGLGSINTHGPLYTWTNSRVWSKLDRALCNQAWFNSFGNSACEVMEFISISDHTPLVVTTELVVPRGNSPFKFNNLIVDHPNFLRIVADGWKQNIHGCSMFKVCKKLKALKAPLKNLFKQEFSNISNRVELAEAEYNSVLNSIKQNPQDPSLLALANRTRGQTIMLRKAESMKFAQLIKNKYLLQADKCSKFFHALIKRNKHSRFIAAIRLEDGHNTSSQDEIALAFVNHFRNFFSAHELTQTPSISICNRGPKVPTDCFAALLCPTSKQKVWNIISVMANNKAPGPDGFNVLFFKKAWNIVGDDIFAAVNEFFTTGKILKQLNHAIIVLIPKHDQASQVNHFRPISCCNLLYKIVSKILANRIAPVLETIIGETQTAFIKNRKMMDNIFLVQEILRKYARKRPSPRCLLKIDLHKAYDFIS, from the exons ATGGGGAAGAACAAGGGTCATcaatcgcactcagctgcaaaGCAAATTATAGTGAAGGGTACTACCTCAGGTTCAGGTAAATCCCAAACATCTGCTACTTCTGGTCTGGCTGGttgcttggatgttgtccaAGCAAATCAGAATGCTTATACTGCTTCACAGGATAATCTTGTAGGCAAGGTGCTCGTAAAAAAGGCAAGGACAAGTTCTGCAAAAATTGATGATGTCGCACACCAAGTGTTTGATAATTTGTCGGAATACAGTgctgaatctgaatctgaatcTTCCCCCGAGGTTTCTTGCACCTTAGGGGACAATGATTCAACCACTGATGATGATTCATCTCACTCCTGTGGCTCTAAGTCATCACCGCAGCTAGACAACAATAAGGCTCTCACTCCTTGGGTTAATCTATTCAAAGATAACAGAAGTCCTTCCAAAGGTTTTGGAATGAAGTTCTCCCCTCCACCCTCTGATGATGAAGTGCTGTTGGAAGAAACGGATTTGCAACCCCTGGAAGAGGCTTGGGGACATAGCCTTATTGGCTATGTGGCTGGTCGATTCCCAGGAAAGAAAGCTCTGTTGGATTGTTGCAAAAAATGGGGAGTCAAGTTTTCATACTCAGCTCATGAAAGTGGTTGGTTGGTGTTTAAATTTGAGTCTGAGGACGATCTGAACCAAGTCCTCTCTGCAGGCCCTTACTTCATATTTCAAAGACCCCTACTGCTGAAGGTTATGCCAGCATTCTTTGACTTTGGCAATGAGGAGCTCAGCAAGATCCCTGTCTGGGTTAAACTCAGAAATCTACCTCTGGAGCTTTGGAATCCTCAAGCCTTAGGGAAAATCCTGTCCAAGATTGGTTCGCCCATTCGATCTGACCATCTTACTGCTTCTAAGGGGTCTATTTCTTTTGCTAGAGCTTTAGTTGAGGTTGATGCTTCTTTGGAGCTCATCGATGAAGTGCGATTTAGACTTCCTACAGGGAAGACTTTTGTGCAAAAGATTGAGTATGAAAATAGACCTTCTTTTTGCACTCACTGCAAGATGACTGGGCACCGCCTCACTAATTGTAAAACTATCACTGCAAATAAGCCTATTCTCATCACAGCCTGCCCCACCTTGGATCAGCCACAAGTGGGTGATTCAGCAATGCCCCCACATACCAATACAGCAGGCCCCTCTGATAATCCAAAGAATGTCCAGACTAATCTGTCTGTCCCTCCTCACAGAAAACATGTTCTGGTTGCAAATCATGTTCCTGTCCTTCAGAATTCTTCTGACCTCAAAGAAACAGGGAACACTGAGTTGGATGATCCTATAGAAGAGGGGTTTGTTCAg CATGATAAGATTCATCATTCTGTTTTGGAGTCAAATGCTCAATTGATTCATTGTGCTATTGATTGTAAAACCACTGCCAAGCGCTTTCAGGTTTCATTCATCTATGGTCTTCACTCCATTATGGCAAGAAGATCTCTTTGGATAAATCTGAATAGTATCAATGCTAATATGAATTGCCCCTGGCTCCTCATTGGTGACTTCAACTCCATTCTATCTCCCACCGACCGTTTCAATGGAGCTGAGCTCAATGCTTATGAGTTGCAAGATTTTGTTGATTGTTATTCTGACCTGGGGTTGGGGAGCATCAACACTCATGGCCCCTTGTACACGTGGACTAATAGTAGGGTGTGGAGCAAACTGGACAGAGCTTTATGTAACCAGGCCTGGTTCAATTCCTTTGGAAATTCTGCTTGTGAAGTTATGgagtttatttctatttcagaCCATACTCCTCTAGTTGTCACCACTGAGTTGGTAGTGCCTAGAGGTAATTCTCCATTTAAATTCAACAATCTTATTGTGGATCATCCAAATTTCTTAAGAATTGTTGCAGATGGCTGGAAGCAAAATATTCATGGTTGTAGCATGTTCAAGGTCTGTAAGAAATTGAAAGCTCTTAAAGCTCCCTTGAAGAATCTTTTTAAGCAAGAGTTCAGCAACATCTCCAACCGAGTAGAGCTAGCTGAGGCTGAATATAACAGTGTGCTTAATTCTATAAAGCAAAATCCTCAGGATCCTTCCCTTCTTGCTCTGGCAAACCGCACTAGAGGGCAAACCATTATGCTTAGAAAAGCGGAGTCTATGAAATTTGCTCAGCTcatcaaaaacaaatatctCCTGCAGGCTGATAAATGCTCCAAATTCTTTCATGCTTTAATCAAGCGCAACAAACACAGCCGGTTTATTGCTGCCATAAGGCTAGAGGATGGGCATAACACTTCCTCCCAAGATGAAATTGCCCTTGCTTTTGTGAATcattttaggaatttttttagTGCTCATGAGCTGACCCAAACTCCTTCCATTTCGATCTGCAATAGGGGTCCTAAGGTTCCCACCGATTGCTTTGCGGCCTTACTTTGTCCTACTTCTAAGCAAAAGGTTTGGAACATTATTTCTGTGATGGCTAATAATAAAGCTCCTGGGCCAGATGGTTTCAATGttttattcttcaagaaggcttGGAATATCGTTGGTGATGATATCTTTGCAGCGGTTAATGAATTCTTTACAACTGGAAAAATTCTAAAGCAGCTCAACCATGCTATTATTGTGCTTATTCCTAAGCATGATCAGGCCTCCCAGGTTAACCATTTTAGACCCATATCTTGCTGTAATTTGTTATACAAGATTGTATCTAAAATTTTGGCCAACCGCATAGCCCCAGTGCTTGAGACTATTATTGGGGAAACTCAAACTGCTTTCATTAAGAACAGAAAGATGATGGACAACATCTTCCTAGTTCAAGAGATTTTGCGCAAATATGCCCGGAAAAGACCCTCTCCGAGATGCCTCCTGAAAATTGACTTGCATAAAGCTTATGATTTCATTTCCTGA